One genomic region from Candidatus Manganitrophaceae bacterium encodes:
- a CDS encoding phosphatidylserine decarboxylase family protein: MQDRRFPIAKEGFVFIGIAGNLILPASLYLGWAGGIFLSVLTLFCTYFFRDPERVIPKGEGVLVSPADGKIVDISSTEEGRFLKKPAIKISIFLDIFNVHVNRSPVAGKVLDIIYNKGRFFAANVPKASLENEQNALILETDSGKKIVCIQIAGLIARRIVCKTNLGETLQRGERFGLIRFGSRVDLYLPIETEVRVSKGDKVLGGESVIGVLR, translated from the coding sequence ATGCAGGATAGGCGATTTCCCATTGCGAAAGAGGGTTTTGTCTTTATCGGGATCGCCGGAAACCTGATCCTTCCGGCGTCCCTTTATCTTGGTTGGGCGGGGGGTATATTTCTTAGTGTACTTACCCTTTTCTGCACCTATTTCTTCAGGGATCCGGAACGGGTTATCCCGAAAGGTGAGGGAGTACTGGTTTCTCCTGCGGATGGGAAAATCGTCGATATTTCCTCGACGGAAGAAGGGCGGTTTCTAAAAAAACCAGCAATCAAGATCAGTATCTTTCTGGATATTTTTAATGTCCATGTCAACCGAAGTCCTGTTGCTGGAAAGGTGCTTGACATTATCTACAATAAAGGCCGTTTTTTCGCCGCGAATGTTCCGAAAGCTTCGCTGGAGAATGAACAGAATGCCCTTATCCTGGAAACGGATTCTGGAAAAAAAATCGTCTGTATCCAGATTGCTGGTCTGATCGCAAGGCGTATTGTTTGCAAAACGAACCTCGGTGAAACCCTTCAACGGGGTGAACGCTTTGGTCTGATTCGTTTTGGTTCCCGAGTTGATTTATATCTTCCGATTGAGACGGAGGTTCGTGTCTCCAAAGGAGATAAAGTTTTAGGCGGTGAGAGTGTGATTGGGGTATTAAGATGA
- the pssA gene encoding CDP-diacylglycerol--serine O-phosphatidyltransferase, protein MRKKKKRPIRELRKKGIYLIPNLFTSGNLFCGVFAIISVFNGHFSTAATAILIATVFDMLDGKLARLTNTTSRFGLEYDSLSDLVSFGVAPALLAYSWGLQSYGRLGWVAVFLFIVCGALRLARFNVQVSGPESKGFIGLPIPAAATLVATTITLDGYILDFGKEVRPVLMLGVIYVLAFLMVSNIRYRSFKDLNLRDRKPFGALVGLVLILLVLVTAPQVMLFSAIFLYVLSGITERPLIALYRKFGKQPPEDSLLQAEEEIEDIEDKEIILKH, encoded by the coding sequence ATGAGAAAAAAGAAAAAGCGGCCGATCAGGGAGTTACGGAAAAAAGGGATTTACCTCATTCCAAACCTGTTCACAAGCGGCAATCTTTTTTGCGGGGTTTTTGCCATTATCTCCGTTTTTAACGGTCATTTTAGCACGGCCGCAACAGCAATCCTGATTGCGACTGTTTTTGATATGCTGGATGGCAAGTTGGCACGTTTAACAAATACAACAAGCCGTTTTGGGCTTGAGTATGATTCATTGTCTGATCTTGTTTCTTTTGGTGTGGCTCCCGCGCTCTTGGCCTATTCTTGGGGACTCCAGTCTTACGGGCGCCTGGGTTGGGTGGCAGTTTTTCTCTTCATTGTTTGCGGGGCTCTTCGGCTTGCACGATTTAACGTTCAGGTTTCCGGGCCGGAAAGCAAAGGGTTTATCGGGCTTCCGATCCCAGCTGCTGCGACCCTGGTTGCGACAACAATTACTCTGGATGGATATATTCTTGATTTTGGGAAAGAGGTCCGTCCGGTCCTGATGTTGGGTGTTATCTATGTATTGGCATTTCTCATGGTCAGCAATATCCGTTACCGAAGTTTCAAAGATTTGAATCTGAGAGATCGAAAGCCCTTCGGTGCTCTGGTCGGCTTGGTCCTTATTCTCTTGGTCCTTGTGACGGCTCCTCAGGTCATGCTTTTTTCTGCGATTTTCCTGTATGTTCTTTCCGGAATAACAGAACGGCCCTTGATCGCGCTTTACCGGAAGTTCGGAAAACAACCCCCAGAGGATTCTCTACTTCAAGCAGAAGAAGAGATTGAAGACATTGAAGATAAGGAGATCATTCTTAAACATTAA
- a CDS encoding 2-isopropylmalate synthase — MSRLIRIFDTTLRDGEQSPGATMNVEEKVFIAKQLARLGVDVIEAGFAFSSPGDFEAIQKISQEMEGPVVCSLARAKTADVDSAWEALRGGAKVRIHTFISTSDIHLKYQFRMTRKEALDRAVEIVQHARGYVDDVEFSPMDATRSEESYLCEMLEAVIAAGAKTVNIPDTVGYTTPEEFHRLIQEIRRRVPNIDQAVISVHCHNDLGLAVSNSLSAIHAGAGQVECTINGIGERAGNASLEEVVMALRTRQDFFEADTQITTEEIMTTSRLVSRITRMPVQPNKAIVGDNAFAHESGIHQDGLLKEKMTYEIIRPESVGVGKTRIVLGKHSGRHAFKNRLEELGYHPNAPDLDKAFERMKNLADQKKEIFDEDLEAIISEEMGRKVERYHLISLHAESGSNISPTATIELAVGDRVLKKVEQGDGVVDAAYKTIASMTETKSHLKSYIVKGITGGTDALGEVTVILEEGEKRVMGHGADTDIIIASVRAYLNALNKLAAWEDRRDKGTKEVGLI; from the coding sequence ATGTCACGACTGATTCGGATATTTGATACAACGCTTCGCGACGGGGAGCAGTCTCCCGGTGCGACCATGAATGTTGAAGAGAAGGTCTTTATTGCCAAACAGCTTGCTCGTCTGGGTGTTGATGTTATTGAGGCTGGTTTTGCGTTTAGTTCTCCCGGAGATTTTGAGGCCATCCAAAAAATCTCCCAAGAGATGGAAGGACCGGTGGTTTGCAGTCTCGCACGGGCTAAGACGGCAGATGTTGACAGTGCATGGGAGGCCTTGAGAGGAGGGGCAAAGGTCAGAATCCACACCTTTATCTCCACATCGGATATTCATTTAAAATATCAGTTCCGGATGACACGGAAAGAGGCACTCGATCGGGCCGTAGAAATTGTTCAACATGCGCGTGGGTATGTTGATGATGTTGAGTTTTCACCGATGGACGCAACCCGTTCCGAAGAATCTTATCTCTGTGAAATGCTGGAAGCCGTGATTGCCGCGGGTGCCAAGACGGTAAATATCCCAGATACGGTCGGGTATACGACGCCGGAGGAGTTTCACCGGCTAATTCAGGAGATCCGAAGGCGTGTGCCCAATATTGATCAAGCCGTGATTTCAGTCCATTGCCATAATGACCTGGGGCTTGCCGTGTCCAATTCCTTGAGCGCGATTCATGCCGGGGCCGGACAAGTGGAATGTACCATCAACGGCATTGGAGAACGTGCTGGAAACGCCTCCCTTGAGGAGGTGGTCATGGCCTTGCGGACACGACAGGATTTTTTTGAGGCGGATACGCAGATTACGACAGAAGAAATCATGACAACAAGCCGATTGGTAAGCCGGATCACAAGGATGCCGGTCCAGCCTAATAAGGCCATCGTTGGTGACAACGCCTTTGCCCACGAATCAGGAATACATCAGGATGGGCTGCTGAAGGAAAAGATGACGTATGAAATCATCCGCCCGGAATCGGTCGGCGTCGGGAAGACACGCATAGTGTTGGGAAAACATTCCGGACGGCATGCCTTTAAGAATCGGCTTGAGGAACTGGGTTATCACCCGAATGCGCCTGATTTAGATAAGGCATTTGAACGAATGAAAAACTTGGCCGATCAGAAAAAAGAGATTTTTGACGAAGACCTGGAGGCCATTATTTCAGAAGAGATGGGTAGAAAAGTAGAGCGTTACCACCTTATCTCCCTCCATGCTGAAAGCGGGAGCAATATCTCTCCGACTGCGACGATTGAACTGGCAGTGGGAGATCGTGTTCTGAAAAAAGTGGAACAGGGAGATGGTGTTGTCGATGCTGCCTACAAAACAATCGCGTCGATGACGGAGACGAAGAGCCATTTGAAATCCTATATTGTAAAAGGAATTACCGGCGGTACGGACGCTCTGGGAGAAGTCACGGTCATCCTTGAAGAGGGAGAAAAACGTGTCATGGGACACGGCGCTGATACCGATATCATTATTGCCTCCGTCCGCGCCTATCTGAATGCCCTGAATAAACTGGCAGCGTGGGAAGATAGGAGAGATAAAGGGACAAAGGAAGTGGGTTTAATTTAG
- the leuB gene encoding 3-isopropylmalate dehydrogenase — protein sequence MKVAVLPGDGIGVEIVPQAVAVLEVIGRKFGHRFEFESGIVGGAAIDQFGEPLPEETLRLAKNADAVLLGAVGGPKWEGMDYAIRPERALLGLREKLGLFANLRPAILYPMMADASTLKREVIDGIDLMVVRELTGGIYFGSPRGIEKYGDEERGINTLVYTTSEIKRIAHVAFEVARKRRKKVTSIDKANVLEATELWRKVVIDVHQYYPDIELSHMYVDNCAMQLIRNPKQFDVLVTTNMFGDILSDAAAMLTGSIGMLPSASMGGQTGEKPSGRVQGMYEPIHGSAPDIAGQDIANPLATILSAAMMLRYSFGLEKEACAVEDAVFKVLEEGYRTPDIFSEGTQKIGTKEMGDYIVARLKEGKSVSS from the coding sequence ATGAAAGTGGCGGTGCTTCCTGGCGATGGAATTGGGGTGGAGATTGTTCCGCAGGCAGTGGCTGTCCTGGAGGTCATTGGGAGGAAGTTTGGGCATCGATTTGAATTTGAATCTGGCATTGTCGGGGGAGCAGCGATCGATCAATTCGGGGAGCCGTTGCCAGAGGAGACCCTTCGGCTGGCAAAGAATGCGGATGCTGTTTTGCTTGGGGCTGTCGGCGGTCCAAAGTGGGAGGGAATGGATTACGCGATTCGTCCCGAACGGGCGCTGCTGGGGCTTCGTGAGAAACTGGGTCTTTTTGCCAATCTCCGTCCTGCAATTCTCTATCCGATGATGGCCGATGCCTCAACCCTGAAGAGGGAAGTCATCGATGGGATTGATCTGATGGTTGTTCGGGAATTGACCGGGGGGATCTATTTTGGCTCACCGCGCGGTATTGAGAAATACGGGGATGAAGAGCGGGGAATCAATACCCTGGTTTATACCACTTCTGAGATAAAGCGGATTGCCCATGTGGCCTTTGAGGTTGCTCGGAAAAGGCGCAAGAAGGTAACATCCATTGATAAGGCCAATGTCTTGGAGGCGACCGAGTTGTGGCGTAAGGTGGTTATTGATGTCCATCAGTACTATCCGGATATTGAGTTGTCACATATGTATGTCGATAACTGTGCCATGCAGTTGATTCGGAACCCGAAGCAATTTGATGTCCTGGTGACGACAAATATGTTTGGTGATATCCTCTCAGATGCGGCGGCGATGCTCACCGGATCAATCGGAATGCTCCCATCCGCGAGCATGGGTGGACAGACGGGAGAGAAGCCAAGTGGTCGTGTTCAGGGAATGTATGAACCGATTCACGGGAGCGCGCCAGATATAGCAGGACAGGATATTGCCAATCCCCTTGCAACCATCCTCTCCGCAGCGATGATGTTGCGCTACTCCTTTGGTCTTGAGAAGGAGGCTTGCGCGGTCGAAGATGCGGTTTTCAAGGTACTGGAAGAAGGCTATCGAACACCTGATATATTTTCGGAAGGGACACAGAAAATTGGTACAAAAGAAATGGGAGATTATATTGTGGCACGGCTAAAAGAGGGGAAGTCTGTAAGTTCATGA
- a CDS encoding aspartate-semialdehyde dehydrogenase, which yields MKKKDSYHVAIMGATGVVGQEILEILEERKFPIEEIHLFASERSAGSTISYGGREIVVRVLKEDVFDGIDLVLGATDSDLSRKFTPHAVAAGCVVIDNSSAFRMEPKVPLVVPEVNGDVIFTHRGIIANPNCSTAQLVVPLKPLHDAAKIRRVVVTTFQSVSGSGKEAMSELMEQTKAVLSFKEVECHVYPQQIAFNCIVNWDCDPETGYTEEETKIIEETKKIMGEPSLQVTATTIRVPVFRSHGESVNIETERELDPNEARALLSAAPGITVFDDPSRKIYPTPLDTVGQDNVYVGRIRKDRSVTNGLHLWVVADNLRKGAALNAVQIAEKLIRD from the coding sequence ATGAAGAAAAAGGACTCATACCATGTTGCGATTATGGGAGCGACGGGTGTTGTTGGCCAGGAAATTCTTGAAATCCTGGAGGAACGAAAGTTTCCCATTGAAGAGATCCATCTCTTTGCCTCCGAACGCTCTGCCGGTTCAACGATCTCTTATGGGGGCCGGGAAATCGTGGTTCGGGTTTTGAAAGAAGATGTCTTCGATGGGATTGATCTGGTCCTCGGGGCGACTGACAGTGATTTAAGTCGAAAGTTCACCCCTCATGCGGTTGCGGCGGGCTGTGTGGTCATTGATAATTCGAGCGCATTTCGAATGGAACCCAAGGTTCCCCTGGTCGTCCCGGAGGTGAATGGAGATGTTATCTTCACACATCGAGGGATTATTGCCAACCCAAACTGTTCGACGGCCCAATTGGTTGTTCCCTTGAAACCGCTTCACGATGCGGCAAAAATACGGCGTGTTGTGGTGACAACCTTTCAGTCGGTCTCCGGCAGCGGGAAGGAAGCGATGAGTGAATTAATGGAACAAACGAAAGCGGTTCTTTCCTTCAAAGAGGTGGAGTGCCATGTCTACCCGCAACAGATTGCCTTTAACTGTATTGTGAATTGGGATTGTGATCCGGAAACAGGGTATACCGAAGAAGAGACGAAGATTATTGAAGAGACAAAAAAGATCATGGGAGAACCCTCTCTCCAGGTGACGGCGACGACCATTCGGGTTCCCGTGTTCCGTTCGCATGGTGAATCGGTTAACATTGAAACGGAAAGGGAGCTCGATCCGAACGAGGCCCGGGCACTTCTTTCGGCCGCGCCGGGGATTACGGTATTTGATGACCCTTCGCGAAAGATCTATCCCACCCCGCTTGATACAGTGGGCCAGGACAATGTCTACGTCGGTCGAATCCGAAAAGACCGCTCCGTCACGAACGGCCTTCATCTTTGGGTTGTTGCAGATAATCTGCGAAAAGGGGCCGCTCTCAATGCTGTTCAGATTGCCGAAAAACTCATACGAGATTGA
- the pyk gene encoding pyruvate kinase, with protein MIKRRKAKIICTLGPVSSSEEMIFQLVQAGADVFRLNFSHGLQKEHAESIRRIHRVSKKVGKPIAIIQDLQGPKIRIGHLQETAYRLKRNASFVIRKRSVQGTGSAVSTDYPALSDKVRENDHILINDGQINLRVLKIKDGDIYCRVVDGGILKAQKGINVPGRELGLKSMTAKDRRDLAFGLAQGVDYIAVSMVRTAQDIILVKRLIRKHGHYVPVIAKLEQAMAMENLDDIMTAADGVMVARGDLGVEIPLERVPLLQKKIIKKANLVHIPVITATQMLESMVEQARPTRAEVSDVANAVFDGTDAVMLSAETASGKHPVKAVQMMSRIILTAEERPPDLDIPSTGELSLADAVSNTACHLASPMNTKAMVTSTLSGDSALRLSKYRPKVPILAFTPDPEVERRMGLFWGVYPQPMSMLKAADDIFDEMVHEIKRRKLAKQGDLLVMVSQSPPQGLKLRGGASTDLIKVHCLE; from the coding sequence GTGATAAAAAGAAGAAAAGCCAAAATTATCTGTACCTTGGGGCCAGTGAGTTCTTCTGAAGAGATGATCTTCCAGCTTGTCCAGGCGGGGGCCGATGTATTTCGTCTGAACTTTTCCCACGGTCTTCAGAAAGAGCATGCAGAGTCGATCCGCCGAATCCATCGGGTTTCTAAAAAAGTAGGAAAACCGATTGCCATTATCCAGGATCTTCAGGGCCCGAAGATTCGAATTGGTCATCTTCAGGAGACGGCTTATCGATTAAAGCGGAATGCATCTTTTGTCATCAGGAAGAGATCGGTTCAAGGAACGGGTTCTGCTGTTTCGACCGATTATCCGGCCTTGTCTGATAAAGTCCGGGAGAACGACCACATCCTGATCAATGACGGTCAGATCAACCTCCGTGTCCTGAAGATTAAGGATGGGGATATCTATTGCCGGGTGGTTGATGGGGGAATTCTGAAAGCGCAGAAAGGGATTAACGTTCCGGGAAGAGAGTTGGGACTCAAATCCATGACCGCCAAGGACAGGCGCGATCTGGCCTTCGGTCTGGCACAGGGTGTTGATTATATTGCCGTTTCCATGGTCCGAACGGCTCAGGACATTATTCTGGTTAAGCGTTTAATCCGGAAACACGGGCATTATGTTCCTGTCATTGCAAAATTGGAACAGGCGATGGCAATGGAGAATCTGGACGACATTATGACCGCGGCCGATGGTGTGATGGTTGCGAGAGGAGATCTAGGTGTTGAGATCCCTCTGGAGCGGGTTCCACTCCTCCAGAAAAAAATTATAAAAAAGGCAAACCTGGTTCATATTCCTGTCATTACGGCGACTCAGATGCTGGAATCGATGGTCGAGCAGGCCAGGCCGACCCGTGCCGAGGTTTCAGATGTGGCGAACGCGGTTTTTGACGGGACGGATGCCGTTATGCTTTCCGCTGAAACGGCTTCTGGAAAACACCCGGTGAAAGCCGTTCAGATGATGAGTCGGATCATTCTTACTGCTGAGGAGCGGCCTCCGGATCTGGATATTCCATCGACGGGGGAGCTTTCCCTGGCAGATGCAGTGAGCAATACCGCATGCCATCTTGCCTCTCCGATGAATACAAAAGCGATGGTGACATCGACCCTTTCAGGGGATTCTGCCCTCCGTCTCTCTAAATACCGGCCCAAGGTCCCGATCCTGGCCTTTACCCCTGATCCTGAAGTGGAACGTCGAATGGGTCTTTTTTGGGGTGTGTATCCTCAGCCGATGTCAATGTTAAAGGCAGCGGATGATATTTTCGATGAAATGGTCCATGAGATCAAACGGAGAAAGCTGGCAAAACAGGGGGATCTTTTGGTGATGGTTTCCCAATCTCCGCCTCAAGGTCTAAAACTAAGAGGCGGAGCCTCGACGGATCTCATCAAGGTCCATTGTTTAGAGTAG
- a CDS encoding LOG family protein, with protein sequence MNNKALGDQIRKLIELSGGNLEHEDLISEMISTVLRLSTDRAARGDVKIIHQALKEIRYGFKLFSPYQKRKKVSVFGSARSNPSEAIYEHAAAFSRKISSKGFMVITGAGEGIMRAAQDGAGPGNSFGINIMLPFEQGANEFIENDPKLMTFKYFFARKLFFIKEANAIALFPGGFGTHDEAFEALTLLQTGKTDPLPLVLVDVPGGGYWKAWQSHLEDAFLSRELISQEDMDLFKVTNDIDEAVDEIVRFYHNYHSIRFVGDSLVVRLNHPIQREMLDYLNDLFSDICKKGKITDTTALPEERDEPDLAGLPRIIFQFNRKNFGRLRKMIDVMNIFPVKKQVPS encoded by the coding sequence ATGAATAATAAGGCACTCGGGGATCAGATTCGAAAATTAATTGAATTGAGTGGCGGGAATCTCGAACATGAGGATTTAATCTCTGAGATGATATCAACCGTTCTTCGCTTATCAACAGATCGTGCCGCACGTGGAGATGTTAAGATCATACACCAGGCATTGAAAGAGATACGCTATGGTTTTAAGCTCTTTTCTCCTTATCAAAAACGGAAAAAAGTCAGTGTCTTTGGTTCGGCCCGCAGTAATCCCTCGGAGGCGATTTATGAGCATGCGGCCGCGTTTTCAAGAAAGATTTCCTCAAAGGGATTCATGGTCATTACGGGTGCCGGAGAGGGGATCATGCGCGCGGCTCAGGATGGGGCAGGCCCCGGTAATAGTTTTGGGATTAATATTATGCTTCCCTTTGAGCAAGGGGCGAATGAATTTATAGAAAATGACCCAAAACTGATGACCTTCAAATATTTCTTTGCCCGGAAACTCTTTTTTATCAAGGAGGCCAATGCCATCGCCCTGTTTCCCGGTGGATTTGGTACGCATGATGAGGCCTTTGAGGCATTGACCCTCCTGCAGACAGGAAAGACCGACCCCTTGCCCCTGGTTTTGGTTGATGTTCCTGGAGGAGGATATTGGAAGGCATGGCAATCCCACCTGGAAGATGCTTTCCTTTCTCGTGAGTTGATTTCACAAGAGGACATGGATCTTTTTAAGGTTACGAATGACATCGACGAAGCGGTCGATGAAATAGTGCGTTTCTACCATAACTATCACTCGATCCGTTTTGTCGGGGACAGCTTGGTGGTTCGATTGAATCACCCCATTCAGAGAGAGATGCTCGATTATCTTAATGATCTTTTTTCAGATATTTGTAAGAAAGGAAAAATTACTGATACGACAGCCCTTCCGGAAGAGAGGGATGAGCCTGATTTGGCCGGATTGCCCCGGATTATTTTTCAATTTAATCGAAAGAACTTTGGGCGACTTCGGAAAATGATAGATGTGATGAATATCTTCCCTGTAAAAAAACAGGTTCCTTCATGA
- a CDS encoding homoserine kinase — MKNIRIFAPGSVGNIGPGFDVLGMAVSGIGDTVSMTKRSEGGVSILGITGDQGRLSHKADENTAGIAAQVVLDHLGVSEGVDLKLHKDIPGTGLGSSAASAVAASLAVNSLFGNPLTKDALIPLAAVAETKVSGGLFLDNVGPSMMGGVTWNNPFTQEVVSLGCIDQAVLVIITPDFALLTKDARRVLPSSIEMKQFVHNMAYAAMISWAVAKNDLDRFGQSIEDHVAEPSRGPLIKGFADVKKAALSAGALGCSISGAGATIFAVCGTKEKGEKIGRAMADAFERNHVVAKFRVTKMDQQGARIAGN, encoded by the coding sequence ATGAAGAATATCCGCATATTTGCACCTGGTTCTGTCGGCAACATCGGCCCTGGATTTGATGTGTTGGGAATGGCGGTCTCGGGTATTGGGGATACGGTTTCGATGACAAAACGTTCTGAGGGGGGTGTGTCGATCCTCGGGATCACAGGGGATCAAGGGCGCCTTTCACATAAGGCAGATGAGAATACGGCTGGAATTGCGGCCCAGGTGGTTCTGGATCATTTGGGTGTATCCGAGGGAGTGGATTTGAAGCTTCACAAGGATATTCCCGGAACCGGTCTTGGGAGCAGCGCGGCAAGCGCAGTGGCCGCGTCGCTTGCCGTCAATAGCCTCTTTGGAAATCCCTTAACCAAGGATGCACTCATTCCTCTCGCCGCTGTTGCGGAAACCAAAGTCAGCGGGGGCCTTTTCCTCGATAACGTGGGTCCATCCATGATGGGGGGTGTGACCTGGAATAATCCCTTTACACAAGAGGTGGTTTCCCTGGGTTGCATCGATCAGGCCGTACTCGTTATTATTACTCCTGATTTTGCCCTTTTAACGAAGGATGCCAGGCGTGTGCTTCCTTCTTCCATTGAGATGAAGCAGTTTGTCCACAATATGGCCTATGCGGCAATGATTTCCTGGGCTGTGGCGAAGAATGATCTTGATCGCTTTGGACAGTCGATTGAAGACCATGTCGCGGAGCCATCACGGGGTCCGCTCATAAAAGGCTTTGCTGATGTAAAAAAAGCCGCTCTCTCCGCGGGGGCTCTGGGTTGTTCCATCTCCGGCGCTGGCGCGACAATATTTGCAGTGTGCGGGACAAAAGAAAAAGGGGAGAAGATTGGAAGGGCAATGGCCGATGCTTTTGAACGAAATCATGTGGTCGCAAAGTTTCGTGTTACAAAAATGGACCAGCAAGGCGCGCGTATTGCAGGAAACTGA
- a CDS encoding class 1 fructose-bisphosphatase, protein MELGSTLTQFLIEQQWKFKKSTGEFTGLLADIATAAKVISRKVKKAGLNDILGDQGGKNVHGEQVQKLDLFANDAFIRALSPAGQLIAIASEEMKDPHQISEKAPKGKYVLLMDPLDGSSNIDVNISIGSIFSIYRRKSNGARATMEDFLQPGRLQVCAGYILYGSSTMLIYTTGFGVHGFTLDPGIGEFLLSHENMLIPEEGKIYSINESYASRWDEGTRKYVEEAKKGGKTARYVGSLVADFHRNLLKGGIFLYPADSHNPDGKLRLLYEASPLAYIVEQAGGKATTGHDLILDVTPKKLHQKVPLIIGSKKDVEHAEACLNTQSP, encoded by the coding sequence ATGGAGTTGGGTTCTACACTGACGCAGTTCCTGATTGAGCAGCAGTGGAAGTTTAAGAAATCTACCGGGGAATTTACCGGACTGCTTGCCGATATTGCCACTGCTGCGAAAGTTATATCACGGAAAGTCAAAAAGGCCGGCTTGAACGACATCCTCGGTGACCAGGGGGGGAAGAATGTGCATGGTGAACAGGTCCAAAAACTGGACCTTTTTGCCAATGATGCCTTCATCCGGGCTTTGAGTCCGGCAGGTCAACTCATCGCGATTGCCTCAGAAGAAATGAAAGATCCGCACCAGATCTCTGAGAAAGCCCCAAAGGGGAAATATGTCCTCCTGATGGATCCCCTGGATGGATCTTCAAATATTGATGTGAATATCAGCATCGGGTCCATTTTCTCAATCTATCGGCGAAAGAGTAATGGGGCGCGGGCGACGATGGAAGACTTTCTTCAACCGGGCCGCCTCCAGGTCTGTGCTGGTTACATCCTTTACGGTTCGAGTACCATGCTGATCTATACCACCGGTTTTGGCGTTCATGGATTTACGCTTGACCCGGGCATCGGAGAGTTTCTCCTTTCTCATGAAAACATGCTCATTCCAGAGGAAGGAAAGATTTACAGCATCAATGAGTCGTATGCTTCACGATGGGATGAAGGAACCCGAAAATATGTTGAAGAAGCCAAGAAGGGGGGCAAGACCGCACGTTATGTGGGTTCGCTCGTGGCCGATTTTCATCGAAATTTGTTGAAGGGGGGAATCTTTCTCTATCCGGCCGACAGCCACAACCCGGATGGAAAACTCCGGCTCCTCTACGAGGCCTCTCCACTCGCCTATATTGTTGAACAGGCCGGGGGAAAGGCAACTACAGGACATGATCTGATCCTTGATGTTACTCCAAAAAAGCTTCATCAAAAGGTTCCGCTAATTATTGGGAGCAAGAAGGATGTTGAACACGCTGAGGCCTGTTTGAACACGCAAAGCCCTTGA
- the gcvH gene encoding glycine cleavage system protein GcvH, whose product MIPEDLRYHKDHEWVRANGKKAVIGISDFAQENLGDIVYLEIPKLGLTVEVGTEITEIESTKTTSPLYAPVGGKIVAVNEILKEKPELINQDAYRDGWIVEIEMNQPNELEQLMTARDYESFLQKEEH is encoded by the coding sequence ATGATTCCAGAAGATCTTCGCTATCATAAAGACCACGAGTGGGTCCGTGCCAACGGGAAAAAGGCTGTCATTGGAATCTCGGATTTTGCCCAGGAGAATCTTGGGGATATTGTTTATCTGGAAATCCCAAAGCTAGGACTGACCGTTGAGGTAGGGACAGAAATCACAGAGATTGAGTCCACCAAAACAACGTCTCCGTTGTATGCGCCTGTCGGGGGTAAGATCGTTGCGGTCAACGAGATCCTGAAAGAAAAACCGGAATTGATTAATCAGGATGCCTACCGTGATGGTTGGATTGTAGAGATTGAGATGAACCAGCCCAATGAGCTGGAACAATTGATGACGGCCAGGGATTATGAGTCTTTTCTCCAGAAGGAGGAACATTAA
- a CDS encoding helix-hairpin-helix domain-containing protein, with translation MSLFSRRRNIKGFVRFIRFILNEPSLLKIIILFIVLMVVFNFRFWAEGQAPQFLLQASKNSVKAVSAKSRLPVDKKGRTFRSIDVNRASQIELESLPGIGPKLADAIIQDRLQKGLFLRADDLLRVKGIGPKRLEKISPFLLFGSDVK, from the coding sequence ATGAGTCTTTTCTCCAGAAGGAGGAACATTAAAGGGTTCGTCCGTTTTATCCGCTTCATTCTCAATGAACCATCCCTTCTTAAAATCATAATACTCTTCATTGTTTTAATGGTTGTCTTCAATTTCAGGTTCTGGGCTGAAGGACAGGCGCCGCAGTTCTTGTTGCAGGCATCCAAAAATTCTGTTAAAGCCGTCTCGGCGAAATCCAGACTTCCTGTCGATAAAAAAGGTCGCACTTTCAGATCGATCGATGTGAATCGTGCCTCTCAAATAGAGCTTGAATCCCTTCCGGGTATAGGACCAAAATTGGCGGATGCCATCATACAGGATAGACTTCAAAAAGGGCTGTTTCTTCGGGCCGATGACCTTCTTCGGGTCAAGGGTATTGGTCCCAAGCGCTTGGAAAAGATAAGCCCTTTCCTTCTTTTCGGCTCGGATGTCAAATGA